ATCTGACCGGCAAAAAAGAGGTTGGATACCTGTTTTGTTTCCAGTGAAAACTGTAACTGGGTAGGTGGGAAGAAGTCGTATTCGATGGCATAGCCCGGGCGGAAGATCCTTACATTTTCAAAACCGGGTACTAATTGCAGTGCTTTCAGCTGCACTTCTTCCGGTAAAGAGGTGGAAAATCCGTTCACATAGATCTCTACTGTGTTAAAACCTTCCGGTTCTACGAACAATTGATGGCGTTCTCTTTCTGCGAAACGGTTGATCTTATCTTCAATGCTAGGGCAATATCTTGGTCCTGTTCCCTGAATTCTTCCCTGGAACATGGGTGATCTGTCGAAACCGGTGCGGAGGATATCATGTACCTGTTCACTTGTGTAGGTGATCCAGCAGCTTCTTTGTTGGGAAGGTTTGATCTTTTCCACATCCATATAAGAGAATCCAACGATCTCCTCATCTCCTTTTTGTTCTTCCATTTTGGAATAATCCAGGCTGCGGCCATCCACACGGGGAGGGGTTCCTGTTTTGAGACGGTCACTTTCAAAACCCAAGGAAACCAATTGTTCTGTGATTCCGGTGGCTGCTTTTTCTGCTACCCTTCCTCCGCCGAACTGTTTATCGCCGATATGGATAACACCATTGAGGAAAGTACCGTTGGTAAGTACAACAGATTTTGCCTGGATTTCATGTCCGAGGCCGGTTATTACACCATGGCAAACACCATTTTTAATAAGTAATCCTTTCACCATATCCTGGTAAAAGTCTACGTTGGGGGTATTTTCTAATGCTTCTCTCCATTTTGCAGCGAAGAGCATGCGGTCGTTTTGTGTTCTTGGGCTCCACATGGCTGGGCCTTTGCTCCGGTTCAGCATCCTGAACTGGATCATGGATTGGTCTGTGACGATGCCGGAGTATCCACCGAGGGCATCTATTTCGCGTACAATTTGTCCTTTAGCGATACCACCCATGGCAGGGTTGCAACTCATTTGGGCGATTGTTTGCATATTCATGGTTACGAGCAACACACGGGAGCCCATGTTGGCTGCAGCAGCTGCAGCTTCACATCCGGCATGTCCGGCACCGACAACAATAACATCGTAAGAAGGGAACATTATGAAAATTTTGAGAGTGCAAAGTTAAGTATAAAGATTGATGGGAGGGGCTTAAAACAATCTGTTTATCAGGGGGTGTTGTTTTTTCCAGGGGAATTTAGGAGGAGGTATTGCTGAGGGTGGTGTATTTGGGTGAGTATGTTTTTGCATGTGGGTGTTTTGGAGGGAGGGGTTATAGTTTTTACTGAATTGTTTTGTTTTTCTGAGGGAGCCTTTTCAGGAAAGATGGAAAGGGTTAGGGTAGTTTTCACTCGAATTGGCTTGGTGAAAAGTAGCTTTTTAGAAGAGGGAGTATGCTCAATAGTTTCCTTTCTGGGGGAATTATTCGAGAAAGAGGGATACAGGTATTGCGGAGAGTTCTGTAAAAGGAGTTTAGAAGGTGATACTATGACTGGTTCGATGGTGCTATTATCTATATTTTGATTATAGAAGCAAGGTGTTTTTAGAGTTAGAAAGGGATTGTTTAAAGGAGGAAGTAAAATAAAACTGATCCTTTACACAGCGGATTCATTTAGGGAAAGCCGTTTTTGGCTAAAAAAATAGGCTAAGCAAATATGAGAAGGAGGTTTTTTTCACAGAAAGAGGAATTAGAAAGAGATCGTTTGAGGGAAGAAGTAATTGAATTTGGTTCTTTATACAGTGAATCTATTTAAGAAATGCCGCTTTTTGGCTAAAAAGAAGGTTAGTTAGGTATGCGGAACGCTGTTTATGAAAGGACATAAGGGATCTTTTTACATGGGGTTTGGTATTAGAGGAAGGGCTTTTACATAGAACCGGAGATAAACAATGCCTTTTGTGAATGCTTTGAGAATTCCAGAAGCTGATTTTTAGAAAGGATTGTATGAAATAAACCTGCGTCCTTAAGGTTCTTGAGGACAGATCTATTTAAGCAATTCTTCTTTCTGCGGAAAATGGGAGGATAAAGGATGAGGTGGGTAGATACATGGGAAGGTGTTTTGAGAAAAAAAAGTAGTAAGCCTGATTTTCTCCAAAGATTGATATTGATTAAGGAGCATTCTTTCTTTAAACGGGTAAACGAGAAAGATCTTTTAGGGGGAAGTTTAGAAGAGATGGAGGATGAATTACGGGAAAGACAGTATTAAGGAAGTACCTCTTTAGGGCTCTTTGTAGTGGATTCATTTAAAAAGAACATTTTTCTTTTTGGAATGGCATAGAAAAAAGGAGGAATAGGTAGGGAACCCGGAGGTGTTTTTTGATATAGACGAAGAAGGGAAAACTTGATTTTCTATAAGATTGGAGGATAAAGTAGTCATTTCCCCTTTCTAAGAGGTGGGAGAAGGGTAGGTTTCAAGGAAGATCAGGGTATCTGGAGCGAAAACTATTAGAAGGAAGAGGGTATATAAAGCCGTTTTTCCTTAGAGATTTTGTTCGTTCAAGTGTGTCTTAGATAGAAGGGAATAGGGGACAGGCTTTTTTTTGGTATTTAATGGTATTGCCCTAGGGGTTACTAAGGATAAAGTAAAAACAAGCTGGCCTCTTTTCAGGCGAATTAGTGAAGAAAGCTTCTTTTATAAGAAAAGGGTAAATGGGAGGTATGTTTTTAAGTAGGATTTAAAAGCATTGTGAAGAAATCATGGTTAGGAGAGGTAGATGGAAGTTGTTTTGAATAAAGCTAATCCCTCACCAAGAGAAAAATATCCCTATTTTCATTATGCTAAGGCAGATGTTCCACGTGGAACATCTATAAAAATGAGTACTTCATGTGGATTCCCCTCTACTTAAGACGATTTCAGCGGTAAATGGGCACAGAGAAAAATTCCAAATGGGAAAAACCTAAGTCTATAATAGCTCATCCAAGATCAGGTAGACCTTCTAAAGCCAGTTTTCCTCACAGAAATACTAAAGAATCAACAAATAAAGAGGAAATTAATCAAGAATGAAGGGAACCGGTACACAAATAATGGAAAGCTTGGGGGATTTTGTATCAAAAGGACTCCAAAGAACTATTAAAGGATTAGTAATCTAAAAAGGAAGGAATTTAATCATTTTAGTAGCAGCATTAATACACACGTAAGGGAAGTTGAAACCATATTTTTTCTACTAAGGAGGGTAGAA
This DNA window, taken from Chitinophaga niabensis, encodes the following:
- the mnmG gene encoding tRNA uridine-5-carboxymethylaminomethyl(34) synthesis enzyme MnmG, which translates into the protein MFPSYDVIVVGAGHAGCEAAAAAANMGSRVLLVTMNMQTIAQMSCNPAMGGIAKGQIVREIDALGGYSGIVTDQSMIQFRMLNRSKGPAMWSPRTQNDRMLFAAKWREALENTPNVDFYQDMVKGLLIKNGVCHGVITGLGHEIQAKSVVLTNGTFLNGVIHIGDKQFGGGRVAEKAATGITEQLVSLGFESDRLKTGTPPRVDGRSLDYSKMEEQKGDEEIVGFSYMDVEKIKPSQQRSCWITYTSEQVHDILRTGFDRSPMFQGRIQGTGPRYCPSIEDKINRFAERERHQLFVEPEGFNTVEIYVNGFSTSLPEEVQLKALQLVPGFENVRIFRPGYAIEYDFFPPTQLQFSLETKQVSNLFFAGQINGTTGYEEAACQGLMAGINAHQKAKDLEPLVLKRSEAYIGVLIDDLINKGTDEPYRMFTSRAEFRTLLRQDNADLRLTEKSYKLGLATEERMQKTREKLSGVDKVKTILKELALEPEEMNAWLQENGSSPLKEKQRAHQILLRPGLDIMSMKEQIGKVGNALAGFSREVLEQVEIQVKYDTYIEKENELVKRMSELEDLIIPDSFDYTKLVSLSNEARQKFTRIKPRTLGQASRISGVNPSDVQILMVFMGR